The DNA sequence GTCGGCGGCCGCGCGCCGCAGGCTCTCCGCGTCCGCCTCGGCGACGTCCGGCAGCTCCGACTCCGAGCCCGGCGGCAGCACGATGATCTCCTGCGCCAGCGCGCACCCGATGACCAGATCGGGCCAGGCGATCCGGCCCAGCGCCTCGGCGAGGTCGCCCTCGGGCAGGGCCTCCTGCGCCACCGGCGTCAGCGGGTTGGCCCGGTCCAGCTGCCCGGCCAGCTCCGGCTGCTCGTCCAGCAGCGCCGCCGTCGGCACCAGGGCGAACAGCTGCGGCGGCTGGTCCCAGCCGGCCGCGGCCATGAACTCCTCGATCTCACGGGCGAGTGCGGCGACACCGGGGACGGCCGGGTGCGGTTCGTTCATGCGCACATGGTCGCAGGCGCCCCCGTGCGACGGCGTCGCGAGTCCGGTTTGGGCGGGTCCCGGGAACTTCCCCCGGCATCCGTAGAGTTAGGTCACCAGGGGGCGCACGCGCCCCCGTGTAAGCATTCACGAAGACAGGAGCGTGTGCCGTGGCGACTCGGCCCCCGGTGAGCCTGCCGAAGCTGTCCCGGCGCAGCCGGATCCTCCTCATCATCGCCGCGGTGATCGTGCTCGCGTTGTTGCTGGGGGCCCGCCTGCTGGACACGTACGTCGACTGGCTGTGGTTCGGCGAGGTCGGCGCGCGATCGGTGTTCACCACCCAGCTGGTCACTCGCATCGTGCTCTTCTTCGCCGTCGGGTTGCTCGTCGGCGGAGCCCTCGCGATCAGCCTGATGATCGCCTACCGCAGCCGCCCGGTGTTCGTGCCGATCTCCGGCGCCGACGACCCGCTGGCGCGCTACCGCTCCGCGATCGTCGCCCGGATCCGCCTCTTCGGCATCGGCATCCCGGTGCTCACCGGCCTCATCGCCGGGCTGTCCGCCCAGGGCGACTGGCAGGTCGTGCAGCTGTTCCTCAACGGCACCTCGTTCGGCCAGACCGATCCCGAGTTCGGCAACGACGTCGGCTTCTACGCCTTCGACCTGCCGTTCTTCAACTGGCTGCTCGGCTGGCTGTTCATCACCGTCGTCATCTCCTTCTTCGGCGCGCTGATCTCGCACTACGTCTTCGGCGGCATCCGGCTCGCCGGCAAGGGCGGCCAGCTCGCCGGCCCGACCCGCGCGCAGCTCGCCATCACGGTCGGCCTCTTCGTGCTGCTGAAGGCCGCGGAGTACTTCTTCGACCGGTACAACCTGCTGTTGTCCGACCGGGGCGCGCCGCTGTTCATCGGCGCCACCTACACCGACCTGAACGCGGTCCTGCCCGCCAAGCTGATCCTGCTGTGCATCTCGGTGATCTGCGCGATCGCGTTCTTCGCCGGCGCGTTCCTGCGCAACCTGCAGCTGCCGGCCATCGCGCTCGTGCTGCTGATCCTGTCGAGCATCCTGGTCGGCGTCGCCTGGCCCGCCATCCTCGACCAGTTCTCGGTGAAGCCGAACGCGAACGAGAAGGAAGCGACGTCCATCCAGCGCAACATGGACGCCACCCGCAAGGCGTTCGGCCTGACCGACGTCCAGTACCAGCAGTACACCGGCAAGTCCGACGCGACCGCGGCCCAGGTCAACGCCGACACCGGGACGATGTCGAACATCCGGCTGCTCGACCCGAACGTCCTCTCCGACACGTTCACCCAGCGCGTCGGCCGCGAAAACTTCTACGGTTTCCCGGCCAAGCTCGACATCGACCGCTACACCGTCGGCGGCACCACGCAGGACTACATCGTCGCGGCCAAGGAGATCAAGACCGAGGGCCTGACCGGCAACCAGACCAGCTGGATCAACAAGCACCTCGTCTACACCCACGGCAACGGCTTCGTCGCCGCGCCGGCCAACACGATCGACCGCGCGGTCAAGGACGCCAACTCCGACGGCGGCTACCCGATCGCCACCACCAGCGACACCCAGAACCCGACCGGCGCCGGTGCCAACGGCGGCGCCCCCGGCATCGAGGTCAAGCAGCCCCGCATCTACTACGGCGAGCTGTCCGCCGCAGACTCCGACTACGCCATCGTCGGCGGCACCTCGGGCAACGCGCCCGGCGAGTACGACACCGCCACCGACCGCTACACCTACAACGGCACCGGCGGCGTCCCGATCGACAACTGGTTCAACCGCCTGGCCTTCGCCGCCGAGTACGGCGAACGGAACATCCTGTTCTCCGACGCCATCGGCGACAACTCGAAGATCATGTACAACCGCGACCCGCGCGATCGCGTCAGCAAGGTCGCGCCGTGGCTGACCCTCGACGGCGACCCGTACCCCGCGGTCGTCGACGGCAAGATCCAGTGGATCATCGACGGCTACACCACCATCAACAACTTCCCGTACTCGCAGCAGACGCAGCTCGGCGCGGCCACGAACGACTCCCTCAACGGCGTCGCGCGCCAGGGCAACAGCTCCATCAACTACATCCGGAACTCGGTCAAGGCCACGGTCGACGCCTTCAACGGCACCGTGAACCTGTATTCGATCGACGACAAGGAACCGGTCCTCAACGCCTGGGAGAAGGTCTTCCCCGGACTCGTGAAACCCAGCTCCGAGATCTCCCCGGACCTGCGATCCCACTTCCGGTACCCCGAAGACCTCTTCAAGATCCAGCGTGAGCTCCTGTCCCGCTACCACGTGAGCAACCCGCAGGAGTTCTACTCCCAGCAGGCCTTCTGGAGCGTCCCGCAGGACCCGACCGCCGAAGGCGGCGCCAACCCCGCCGCGGCCGGCGCCGCCAACCAGCCCGGTTACTACGTCCTCGCCGACACCCCGGGCCAGACCAA is a window from the Amycolatopsis sp. NBC_00355 genome containing:
- a CDS encoding PPA1309 family protein, whose amino-acid sequence is MNEPHPAVPGVAALAREIEEFMAAAGWDQPPQLFALVPTAALLDEQPELAGQLDRANPLTPVAQEALPEGDLAEALGRIAWPDLVIGCALAQEIIVLPPGSESELPDVAEADAESLRRAAADHPQRTEARLVAAVLREGDRSCVMRLRGIGTAEDGDESIDEIVESPDLAPNLIEALKATLIP
- a CDS encoding UPF0182 family protein; the protein is MATRPPVSLPKLSRRSRILLIIAAVIVLALLLGARLLDTYVDWLWFGEVGARSVFTTQLVTRIVLFFAVGLLVGGALAISLMIAYRSRPVFVPISGADDPLARYRSAIVARIRLFGIGIPVLTGLIAGLSAQGDWQVVQLFLNGTSFGQTDPEFGNDVGFYAFDLPFFNWLLGWLFITVVISFFGALISHYVFGGIRLAGKGGQLAGPTRAQLAITVGLFVLLKAAEYFFDRYNLLLSDRGAPLFIGATYTDLNAVLPAKLILLCISVICAIAFFAGAFLRNLQLPAIALVLLILSSILVGVAWPAILDQFSVKPNANEKEATSIQRNMDATRKAFGLTDVQYQQYTGKSDATAAQVNADTGTMSNIRLLDPNVLSDTFTQRVGRENFYGFPAKLDIDRYTVGGTTQDYIVAAKEIKTEGLTGNQTSWINKHLVYTHGNGFVAAPANTIDRAVKDANSDGGYPIATTSDTQNPTGAGANGGAPGIEVKQPRIYYGELSAADSDYAIVGGTSGNAPGEYDTATDRYTYNGTGGVPIDNWFNRLAFAAEYGERNILFSDAIGDNSKIMYNRDPRDRVSKVAPWLTLDGDPYPAVVDGKIQWIIDGYTTINNFPYSQQTQLGAATNDSLNGVARQGNSSINYIRNSVKATVDAFNGTVNLYSIDDKEPVLNAWEKVFPGLVKPSSEISPDLRSHFRYPEDLFKIQRELLSRYHVSNPQEFYSQQAFWSVPQDPTAEGGANPAAAGAANQPGYYVLADTPGQTKPTFQLTSSLTGLQRQYLASWMSVSSDPVDYGKIRVLQLPSAATGATQVDGPVQVQNRFQSDPRVAQDRTLFNNPNVIPIYGNLITLPVAEGFLYVEPVYIRQRNQNSYPQLARVLVSYGPKVGYGATLQEALDQVFGTGTSTTTPPQTGQPTTTTPTTPTTTPPNTGGGNAALDKAAADIEAAIVKLQAAQKSGNFADQGAALAALDTAAKAYQSAKAQPATTPSTTPTSQPGG